The Pelagicoccus albus genome includes the window ATGACTCTGCTTTCCGTATCCCAGGCACGCAGATTCGAGTGGGCTGGGACAGTATTTTCGGCCTCATTCCGGGCGTTGGTGATTTAGTTGGAGTGATACCGCTCGCCTACAATCTTCGGGTCGCTCGCCGTTTTGGTTTGGGTAAACGCGTCTACACTCGGCTCATCTTCAACCAGCTAGTGGACTTCATCCTGGGTTCCATCCCTTTGGTGGGAGACATTTTTGACTGGGCTTTCCGGGCCAATGTCAAAAATGCGGATTTGCTGATATCAAAAATAGAAAAACAGGCTGCCGCCTGAGTTTCTGTTCCATTGCGTGGATACTGCAAAATGCAGGTGGCCCCATTTTCTCTTCGTGCGAAACGCATCGTTGCCTGTCATGTCCCAGAGGGGCGGTAGGTTTGGCATAGTTTAGGCGATGTAAGGCTTATCAACACGAATTTCTCTGCGGCTAGCTTCGCTAGTTTCAGAGGCTAAAACCAAAACCTGAAATCTTATGATAGAAACAGAGAACATCGTCGAAACGGAAAACAAGAACGCTGAAGTTGTGAAGGGATTGCGCCAGGTCGTGGCAGACAGCTACGCTTTGCTTGGCCAGTTGCACCTTTGCCACTGGAACGTAACCGGCCCTGGCTTCTTTTCGTTGCACACCGCTTTTGAAGAACAGTACACAGAGCTTTTCACGGCGGTCGACGAAATAGCGGAACGTATCCGCGCGCTTGGATACAAAGCTCCAGGCGGATTACGTCATCTTGCAGAAATGTCTGAAATCCACGAAGCGGAAGAGGATTGCCCAGCTGAGGAGATGGTACGTCATCTGTACCTCTCGCATGAGCTAGTGATCGGCAACCTCAAGAAGGCGAGGGATCTCGCTTCTGAGGCGGATGATGACCAAACCGAAGATTTGATGATTGCTCGCATTCAGTCTCACGACAAGTCGGCTTGGATGTTGAAGAGTTACCTCTCTTAGTCAGCAGTTTGTGAAATGCGTCTGTATTGGGAGTGTTAGGCCGGAGCTGACGCGCTTAGTAGTTAAGCAAAATCTGGGTTCGCTTTTCAGCGAGCCCATTTTTTTGCGCTTAACGGAGCGGCTTTCGATTTGTAAGGGCAGATCCCAGCTGGGTTGTGATGCAAAAAAAGCTGACCGAGATTCGGTCAGCTTTTCTGTTGTTTGGTTAGTCAACTAGAACCTAAAACTTTGGTTGTCGGATTCCTTCCAGGTTTTGTTGGCTGTGATCGATATCATTTTTCTTCTCAGACTCAGAGCTCTTGGTCTTTTCTTCTTTTGACTCCTCTTCGTCCGATGCTCCCCCATCTCCCGGCCGAAGGATCGTTTTTTGAAAGAACTGGTTGTTTGGAACCCTAAAGACATCTCCGCTAGTACGCCTCAGCGTAGTAAACATAAAGTTCACGTCGATGACTCGCCCGCTCACTTCATCGCCCACTAGACGCACGTAGTCGCCCACCTTGAAAGGTTTGAATCCTAGGATGAGGAGGGTTGAGGAAATGTTACTCAAGACACTCCAAACGGCGACGAAGCCGATGGCTACGAGTCCTAGAACGGTCGATATGAAGGTCCAAAAATTTCCTATCGGTATCCCGAAAGTCCCCAGTATCAAAACGAGGGCTGCGAACAGAACCCCATATCTCGCAACCAGTCTGACGGGTAAAAGCGTTTGCTTGGAGAGCTTCGCTTTCTTTTCCAAACGGTTTAGCAGTCTAGATAGCAGGCTCACTATCAAGATAGCGATAGCCACGATTATGGCCACGTTGATGGCCCCCGCGACGATTTGGTGCCAGTCTATTTCAATCTTACTGAAATCAATGATCGAATTCGTAGTGATCGTTTCCATACCGAGAGTTTACGCAACTCACGCGCCATTGAAGGATGCTGGCTTTGCCGTTTGCTCTTTTAAAACTTCGCAGTCGTTTTTGCGGTCCTCGAGAGGTTCCCGGGTGTTCACGCAACTGAAAGGGATCTAGCCCCACCATGCATAATGGGGTGGTATGCGTTGCGTAATGCATGGCACATGGGGTTGTTGGCGAACTGAACAGCGTTACGTGCAGAGGGAAGGTTAGAAACTTTTGGGTCTTCCTCCTCTGGGGCCAGGTTTTTCGGAAAAGTTGAAAGCCGAATTCCGAAGATTGGCACGGCACTAGCGATAATAGAGGTGTTTAGAGAGAGATCTTCTTGTGGCTTCGGCCACAGTAGAGGAAGGAAACAAATGGGGCGGCCCTTGGGAAGGGGCCGCCTTTTTGTTTTCATCAAAGAGTAGTTAAACAAAGACTACAGTATCTATTGAATGCTAAGGTCGTACTTGGCTTTGATGTCCTCCCTGCGCCCGCTCTCCAGAGTTTCCAAGAGCGCTCGGTTAACTCGCTCTAGTATTTCCGGGTCGACGTTCATGGCGATAGCATAGTCCTGTGGTTGCAGGGTAAGGTTGAGAACCTTTATGTCGTCGCTTTTGCGAAGTTGATACCTCATGAGGTCCTTGTCGTAAGCCACTGCTTTGAGTCTGCCGTTTCTCAGTTCCTCGAAAGCCTCTGCCATGGTATCGAACGCGATAGGCTTGGCCCCTGCGGAATCCAAAAAGTCGACGCTCGTAGACGATTTTATTGTTCCTACCTTACGACCTTGAAGATCGCTCGCTCCCGTTATCTCATCAGAAATGGAGCCTACTGTGAGTGAGGTTGCGATCGATGCGGTGAAACTCGAAATAACGATTACGCTCGTGAACATCCATATCAACGCAACGATGCGTCCTCCAAGGGTAACGGGCGATTTGTCTCCGTACCCGACCGTGGTCATTGTCACCGCAGACCACCAAAATCCATCACCGATCCCTTTGAGCTTTTCTCCGCCAAATTGTTCCTGGTTGGTTTTCCGCTCGAAGACCCAAATAGCGAAACCTGCGGCAAGTAGAATGATGAGAAGTCCGATGAGCGCGGAGGCGAACTGCCACGAAAAAAAGGCTTTCGCCACTGCCAGCCAGTTTAGTCCGTCTGAGCTCTCCCTGACTGCTATACCCAAACCTGACGAGTAGTAAGAGTGCGAGAAGTCCATGCGTTCTTCTCTTTGGCTGTTCATCGTGATGGCCGAGATCGCGGCGTCGTATTGGCCATTTGCTACGCCATCGAGCATTCCGGCCAAGTCAGTCTCTTCTAACGTATAGTCGAGTCCCGCCTTTGCGGCTATATCTCTCCACAGGTCTACGGAAAGTCCCTGCCATTCGCCGGCTGAATTTTTCATGGCGAAGGGAGGCGTCTCTTTGATTGCCACCTCTAGCTCTTGAGAATACGAGACGTAAACGGTGGAAAGGAATAGGTATATGAAAATTAGATACTTTCTAAACATGTCTTAGGTCGGTTTTGTTCACCATTATGTGTTTAGGTCGGCACGCAAAAATGCTCCAGTCTTGCAAGACTGGAGCATTTTCAAAGGGTCGCTCTCTACTTTTTTAGAATGATGTAGATGGCGTGTATTATGCCTGGCACGTATCCAAGTATCGTTAGCAGAATATTCAGCCAAAAGTGTAAGCCGATGCCGACCTGCAAGAATACGCCAACTGGCGGAAGTAAAATGGAAAGAAGGATTCGTAGGATGTCCATGAAGGTGATTGTTTGGTTGTTTATGTGATTTCGACTTTTCTTCCTCCGGGAAGATAGCCGCCTTACCTTATGCAATTGATGCGCCAAACTAATTTTTGTTGATCCGGGACATCGTTGAGTTGAGTCAGGTCCGATTCATCTTGCCTTCATTTTTCAATTGCTAGGCTGTCTGATGCTTCCCTCGCGAGAAGGACTGCTTGCCTGAACCGGCTTTGCTCGCAGGATTAGACTTTTTATTACGCTATGAGAAATAAGATGAGAGTTTACCACCGCTACCTAGGCTTCTTTTTGTCTGGGATTATGGCGATCTATGCGCTGAGCGGGATTATCCTTATTTTCCGCAATACGGACGCCTTCAAAGTCGTGTCCCAGGTTGAGGAGACTTTAGAGCCGGGCCTCGATGTGGAAGGTTTGAAAGAGGCCTTACGCATGCGCCGTTTCCGTGCTGATGAGGTGACGGAAATGACGATAGCCTTCGAGTCGGGCACCTACAATCGGCTAAATGGCCAAGTGAGCTACACGAAAAAAGAGCTTCCTTACATTCTCAAGAAGTTCGAAGAGATGCACAAGGCCACTTCCGATAAGCCGCTATTTTTCTTAAATGTATTTTTCGGGGTATCGCTCCTATTTTTCGTGGTTTCCTCCTTCTTCATGTTCCTGCCCAAGTCTAAGGTTTTTCGTATGGGCCTCTATTATACGGCGGCGGGAATGGTTTTGGCAGTAGTAGTCGTTTACTTCTAAAATACCCGGTTCTTTAGTTCGGCTGGAGTAGGCTGAGTAGGGCGTTTGAATTGGGGTGTAGGCTTAGGGCTTCCCTAAGCGATTCATCCGCGGCTTGAGTGTCGCCGATCCTTAACTGAGCGGCGACTAGGTTATACCACCATCGATCTTGTGAAGGATCTTTGGATACTGCGGATCTTAGTGACTCGAGCGATCTGGACAAATTCTGACGTTCTGCCCAAAGCAATCCTTCCGCATAGTCTATCCAGCCATCGGCTGTCGCCTCCTGTGGCGCAGTGCCCAGAAATATATGGGCCATTTCGAGATATCCCCCGCTGGCGAGTATGATGGCTCCTTGGTAGTAGACGGCTGAGTTTACGGAATCGAAACTGGCCGCGACTTTCATATGCTCGAACGCTGATTGGGGATCACCTTGTTCGATTGCTTGACTCGCTAGTTGCAGGCGAGTTTGTGGGCGATCGGAATTCGCCTCCAGGCGAGCTTGCCATTCGCTCAGGTCCATTGGCTTATTGGGGTCGGTTCTTAGGAATGAATCGACGGCAGCAATGCGAACGCCTCTTACCGAATCTTCAAGTAAGGCGCTTAATATCGGGTTTGAGGGACTGTCGTTGGCAACGAGTTGCGCTGCGGCTTCCCTCACTATTGGTTCTAGGCTTTGTGTGGGATCTGGAAGTGTTTTCAGAATGTCCGACGAATACCCTGCATTGGCCAGAAGTTGGAGATAGGTGGCTTGTCGATAGGGATTTTCGTTTTCCCGATAGGCGGGTAGGATCGCTTCGAGGGGGAATGGTGTTGAGGCGTCCCAGGCTTGCTTCATCATGCGGGCATGTTCACGCCTCGCTTCTACTGATGGGCCTGAGAACCATTTGTCGAATTGCTCGGCGGCCCATTGGTCGTCCTGGTCTGAATGGCAAGAGCTGCAGGCATTGGGAATACCCATTTCAAGGCTAAGCTGAGGATCGGGTATGGTGAACCCGTGGTCATGACGAGGGTCACGAGCCATGTATGTCCGAGTTGGCATATGGCATTCGATGCAGCTATTCCCAGAGGATCCCGCGGAATGCCGAGAGTGTACAGTTGGGTTTATGAGGGGGGAGTCGAGCTTGCCGGTACCATGGCATTGCATGCAAAGAGTATTGTTTTCTTTGGGAGCTACAAACCCTCCTGAATGAGGGTTGTGGCAATCGAGGCAACTCACACCAGCGTGCCCCATGGGGCTTAGTTGAAGTGAGGCATAAACGTAG containing:
- a CDS encoding DUF4112 domain-containing protein; the protein is MKDSTPLEKREDVVNRLRKVSHFYDSAFRIPGTQIRVGWDSIFGLIPGVGDLVGVIPLAYNLRVARRFGLGKRVYTRLIFNQLVDFILGSIPLVGDIFDWAFRANVKNADLLISKIEKQAAA
- a CDS encoding Dps family protein; the protein is MIETENIVETENKNAEVVKGLRQVVADSYALLGQLHLCHWNVTGPGFFSLHTAFEEQYTELFTAVDEIAERIRALGYKAPGGLRHLAEMSEIHEAEEDCPAEEMVRHLYLSHELVIGNLKKARDLASEADDDQTEDLMIARIQSHDKSAWMLKSYLS
- a CDS encoding mechanosensitive ion channel family protein; the encoded protein is METITTNSIIDFSKIEIDWHQIVAGAINVAIIVAIAILIVSLLSRLLNRLEKKAKLSKQTLLPVRLVARYGVLFAALVLILGTFGIPIGNFWTFISTVLGLVAIGFVAVWSVLSNISSTLLILGFKPFKVGDYVRLVGDEVSGRVIDVNFMFTTLRRTSGDVFRVPNNQFFQKTILRPGDGGASDEEESKEEKTKSSESEKKNDIDHSQQNLEGIRQPKF
- a CDS encoding transporter substrate-binding domain-containing protein → MFRKYLIFIYLFLSTVYVSYSQELEVAIKETPPFAMKNSAGEWQGLSVDLWRDIAAKAGLDYTLEETDLAGMLDGVANGQYDAAISAITMNSQREERMDFSHSYYSSGLGIAVRESSDGLNWLAVAKAFFSWQFASALIGLLIILLAAGFAIWVFERKTNQEQFGGEKLKGIGDGFWWSAVTMTTVGYGDKSPVTLGGRIVALIWMFTSVIVISSFTASIATSLTVGSISDEITGASDLQGRKVGTIKSSTSVDFLDSAGAKPIAFDTMAEAFEELRNGRLKAVAYDKDLMRYQLRKSDDIKVLNLTLQPQDYAIAMNVDPEILERVNRALLETLESGRREDIKAKYDLSIQ
- a CDS encoding YqaE/Pmp3 family membrane protein, which encodes MDILRILLSILLPPVGVFLQVGIGLHFWLNILLTILGYVPGIIHAIYIILKK
- a CDS encoding multiheme c-type cytochrome, with amino-acid sequence MHFHPPKTWIVLSVYAIAALAIFVGCSERAKTEEEALPLTFRPKRAAASSPQRCLNCHQQQHNDWVTSHHAKANRPLDSEIDKDAFQSPIAAGELEQKAPQVEGNDLMMPLNPEGEMSPARGVLAYHPLRQYLIESEGGRLQAHSLAFDPEKKEWFDIFGDEDRQVGEWGHWTGQGMNWNSNCAWCHMTEFEKGYDMETDSYASKWTAQSVSCLQCHSQAIEHADAAEAGLEHVSANPYGSENAELAMQNCAGCHSRREELTGGQFVSGDNYHDHYSLALPIREGLYFADLKAQDEDYVYASLQLSPMGHAGVSCLDCHNPHSGGFVAPKENNTLCMQCHGTGKLDSPLINPTVHSRHSAGSSGNSCIECHMPTRTYMARDPRHDHGFTIPDPQLSLEMGIPNACSSCHSDQDDQWAAEQFDKWFSGPSVEARREHARMMKQAWDASTPFPLEAILPAYRENENPYRQATYLQLLANAGYSSDILKTLPDPTQSLEPIVREAAAQLVANDSPSNPILSALLEDSVRGVRIAAVDSFLRTDPNKPMDLSEWQARLEANSDRPQTRLQLASQAIEQGDPQSAFEHMKVAASFDSVNSAVYYQGAIILASGGYLEMAHIFLGTAPQEATADGWIDYAEGLLWAERQNLSRSLESLRSAVSKDPSQDRWWYNLVAAQLRIGDTQAADESLREALSLHPNSNALLSLLQPN